In one Halosimplex halophilum genomic region, the following are encoded:
- a CDS encoding zinc ribbon domain-containing protein: protein MSTRNRKRPLLAVVLAFLYPGLGHVYLREWLRALVWFFLNVTSFTLLMPPDAVPETFGWSELVAAAENVTPGAALALAAITVFSMADAYWMAKQQNTETEVQEGTTCPNCGRDVDPDLEFCHWCTERLDPESEETADDPGAGA, encoded by the coding sequence GTGAGTACACGGAACCGAAAGCGGCCGTTGCTGGCTGTCGTGCTCGCCTTCCTCTATCCCGGCCTCGGGCACGTCTACCTGCGCGAGTGGCTCCGCGCGCTCGTCTGGTTCTTCCTCAACGTGACGAGCTTCACCCTGCTGATGCCGCCCGACGCCGTCCCCGAGACGTTCGGCTGGTCGGAGCTGGTCGCCGCGGCTGAGAACGTCACGCCCGGGGCGGCGCTGGCGCTGGCCGCCATCACCGTCTTCAGCATGGCCGACGCCTACTGGATGGCCAAACAGCAGAACACCGAGACCGAGGTCCAGGAGGGCACGACCTGTCCCAACTGCGGCCGCGACGTCGACCCCGACCTGGAGTTCTGCCACTGGTGTACCGAGCGGCTGGACCCCGAGTCCGAGGAGACCGCCGACGACCCCGGCGCGGGCGCCTGA
- a CDS encoding glycosyltransferase family 4 protein: protein MRVSHYFEGEGVVTGGFAQSVNNQRAVLDDRGIDYTTEPTLDCDLLHLNNAGPRSIYYAKRARRRGIPVLFHTHNTAADFRNSFVFSNALARPLKPFLAYAYDQADHLVCPSEHNQEVIAGYTDTPSTVISNGFDAERFAGWDDPDLRAEYLDRYDLEPPVVFMFGHVIKRKGLDTFVEVARRLPEYDFAWFGYLNPTGGTLDRFLQPRETRKLVENSPDNCTFTGYIEDPRGAPAAGDVFFWPSRNENEGMALLEAMHCGKPPVVRSIPTYEWLEDGEDCRKAETVGEFVDAITELCEDDAERERIGDSAAETTERFTLDAVGDELVRLYDELVSGTTNERTPTG, encoded by the coding sequence ATGAGAGTCAGCCACTACTTCGAGGGCGAGGGCGTCGTCACCGGCGGGTTCGCCCAGTCGGTCAACAACCAGCGGGCGGTCCTCGACGACCGCGGGATCGACTACACCACCGAACCGACCCTCGATTGTGACCTCCTGCACCTCAACAACGCCGGGCCGCGCTCGATCTACTACGCCAAGCGGGCCCGCCGCCGGGGGATCCCCGTGCTCTTCCACACGCACAACACGGCCGCGGACTTCCGGAACAGCTTCGTCTTCTCGAACGCGCTCGCCCGCCCCCTCAAACCGTTTCTCGCCTACGCGTACGACCAGGCCGACCACCTGGTCTGCCCCTCCGAACACAACCAGGAGGTGATCGCCGGGTACACGGACACGCCCTCGACGGTCATCTCCAACGGGTTCGACGCCGAGCGGTTCGCCGGCTGGGACGACCCCGACCTGCGCGCCGAGTATCTCGACCGCTACGACCTGGAGCCGCCGGTCGTGTTCATGTTCGGCCACGTCATCAAGCGCAAGGGGCTGGACACGTTCGTCGAGGTCGCCCGCCGGCTCCCGGAGTACGACTTCGCCTGGTTCGGCTACCTCAACCCGACGGGGGGGACGCTCGACAGGTTCCTCCAGCCCCGCGAGACGCGCAAACTCGTCGAGAACTCGCCGGACAACTGCACGTTCACCGGGTACATCGAGGACCCGCGCGGGGCGCCCGCGGCGGGCGACGTGTTCTTCTGGCCCTCGCGCAACGAGAACGAGGGGATGGCGCTGCTGGAGGCGATGCACTGCGGGAAGCCGCCGGTCGTCCGGTCGATCCCCACCTACGAGTGGCTCGAAGACGGCGAGGACTGCCGCAAGGCCGAGACGGTCGGCGAGTTCGTCGACGCCATCACTGAACTGTGCGAGGACGACGCGGAGCGCGAGCGGATCGGCGACAGCGCCGCCGAGACGACCGAGCGGTTCACGCTGGACGCCGTCGGCGACGAACTCGTCCGGCTGTACGACGAGCTCGTCAGCGGCACCACGAACGAGCGGACGCCGACGGGGTGA
- a CDS encoding 3-dehydroquinate synthase II has product MTRQVWLKADDEVGDWEARKRRITAGLEAGVDWVLVDESDVARVRDLGAVNVAAFTNGDVHVMDAEADEADEPDAAVVGKDGEGDGSMEIPGDLSGSADLSVLRQDGKATAGYVRIFDERYEEFAEEVATAADYTIVVGEDWQIIPLENLIARIGDETNLVAGVTTAEEARTAYETLEIGADSVLLDTDDPDEIRETVEVRDEMRREQLELTTATVTEIEQTGSADRVCIDTGNLMDHDEGMLVGSMSRGLFFVHAETAESPYVASRPFRVNAGAVHAYVRTPDGGTKYLSELRSGDEVQVVDTEGHTREAIVGRVKIEKRPMFRVGAEVETDEGVDRIETLLQNAETIKVATAGGRKAVTDLEEGDEVRVYYGDKARHFGEAIEESIIEK; this is encoded by the coding sequence ATGACACGGCAAGTGTGGCTGAAGGCCGACGACGAGGTCGGCGACTGGGAGGCGCGCAAGCGCCGGATCACGGCGGGGCTGGAGGCGGGAGTCGACTGGGTCCTCGTCGACGAGTCCGACGTGGCCCGGGTCCGCGACCTGGGCGCCGTCAACGTCGCGGCGTTCACCAACGGCGACGTGCACGTCATGGACGCCGAGGCCGACGAGGCGGACGAACCGGACGCCGCCGTCGTCGGCAAGGACGGCGAGGGCGACGGCTCGATGGAGATCCCCGGCGACCTCTCCGGGTCGGCGGATCTCTCGGTGCTGCGCCAGGACGGCAAGGCGACCGCGGGCTACGTCCGCATCTTCGACGAGCGCTACGAGGAGTTCGCCGAGGAGGTCGCCACGGCGGCCGACTACACCATCGTCGTCGGCGAGGACTGGCAGATCATCCCCCTCGAAAATCTCATCGCGCGCATCGGCGACGAGACGAACCTCGTCGCGGGCGTCACCACCGCCGAGGAGGCCCGCACCGCCTACGAGACCCTGGAGATCGGCGCCGACTCGGTCCTGCTGGACACCGACGACCCCGACGAGATCCGCGAGACCGTCGAGGTCCGCGACGAGATGCGCCGCGAGCAGCTGGAGCTCACGACGGCGACGGTCACCGAGATCGAACAGACGGGGTCCGCGGACCGGGTCTGCATCGACACCGGCAATCTCATGGACCACGACGAGGGGATGCTCGTCGGCTCGATGAGCCGCGGGCTCTTCTTCGTCCACGCCGAGACCGCCGAGTCGCCGTACGTCGCCTCGCGACCCTTCCGCGTCAACGCCGGCGCGGTCCACGCCTACGTCCGCACGCCCGACGGCGGCACGAAGTACCTCTCGGAACTGCGCAGCGGCGACGAGGTGCAGGTCGTCGACACCGAGGGCCACACCCGCGAGGCCATCGTCGGCCGCGTCAAGATCGAGAAGCGACCGATGTTCCGGGTCGGCGCCGAGGTCGAGACCGACGAGGGCGTCGACCGCATCGAGACGCTGCTGCAGAACGCCGAGACGATCAAGGTCGCCACCGCCGGCGGCCGCAAGGCGGTCACCGACCTGGAGGAGGGCGACGAGGTGCGCGTCTACTACGGCGACAAGGCGCGCCACTTCGGCGAGGCCATCGAGGAGAGCATCATCGAGAAGTGA